One segment of Nostoc piscinale CENA21 DNA contains the following:
- a CDS encoding TIGR03032 family protein: MVVTPALKRQIALAISTSPDFVNWLQSQQISLAITTPQSSRLMLLGVNHQGQISGFERVFEQAAGLYVTDDRIYLSTKGQIWQLDNALVSGQLYDGYDKLYIPRIGYTTGNLEIQDLAVETENNRIVFVSSLLNCVATVSDRYSCIPLWKPRFISSLVNENRCQLNGLAIVNGKPRYVTAYSQSDVANGWQQTWQNGGCVVDIQSDEVVATGLSMPHSPRFYQDKLWLLNAGTREFGYINIYSGKFQAVTLGSGWLRGLAFVGDYAIVGLSKTSHHSVKLVNNNAETECGLMVIDIKTGAMVHWLRLEGEVTEIFDVQILSKVSRPQVMGFLSDEIHQLINLDPHSPLVKQNVQSPAIKLTEEKQLNTIPYYPETSQPELIYPTADHLYEEALALQKQGKIPEAIAQYEKLISQHPRYAPAWYQLGVIRERLGQTDKAILAYEKVIEINLHHAQAHNNLGILRVDAKDLDEAIKCFTAAIQSKPDYAFAHNNLGLVWQMQSKFTAAATKFREALQINPEYAEAYLNLGIVLEAQNNLEGAIACFRSAIQYKPNYIKALNRLGVVLTMLAMFNKGDVNEPKRIFERILEMQPGSAEAFTNLFYLKEMTCDWRSRQSDLTKLWEQTIQELADGKQTTLDPFNALNKPWDRKLLWQVAKTYGNTISQKWEQLRQSLNFQHSRYLNGRLRIGYLSNDFRTHATSHLMKSLFSLHNKADFEIFAYSCGPDDHSEYRQHIADTCEHFQDIANLSIEESAELIFNDGIHILIDINAYTFGSRSQILALRPAPIQVNYLAFPGTMGSDFVDYIIGDAVVTPPEFANTFSEKIVTLPHSYQVNDYQQVISNNPVTRSQYGLPESGFVFCCFNNHYKIEPTIFDIWMRILAAVPGSVLWLIAKSPINEANLQREAEARGINGDRLIFAPPEAKAEHLARHKLADLFLDTLYYNAHTTTSDALWAGLPVITCFGETFPSRVAASLLMAIGLPELITNSLETYEQLAIHLATYPEKLQQIKQKIAQNRTTYPLFDTPLYTRNLEQSYLKMWEIYASGQPAKAITINS, from the coding sequence ATGGTTGTCACACCCGCACTCAAACGCCAAATTGCTCTTGCAATTTCTACTTCCCCTGATTTTGTTAATTGGTTACAATCTCAACAGATTAGTCTCGCTATTACTACGCCTCAAAGTTCGCGGTTGATGTTGTTGGGTGTAAATCACCAAGGGCAAATTTCCGGTTTTGAACGGGTGTTTGAGCAAGCTGCGGGGTTATACGTAACCGACGACAGGATTTATCTAAGTACTAAAGGGCAAATTTGGCAGTTAGATAATGCTTTAGTATCTGGGCAACTTTATGATGGCTATGACAAGCTATATATCCCACGCATTGGCTATACTACCGGGAATTTAGAAATTCAAGATTTGGCGGTAGAGACGGAAAATAATCGTATTGTGTTTGTCAGTAGTTTGTTAAACTGCGTGGCAACAGTGAGCGATCGCTATAGTTGCATTCCTTTATGGAAGCCTCGTTTTATCTCTAGTTTGGTGAATGAAAATCGCTGTCAGTTGAATGGTTTAGCGATAGTGAACGGTAAACCCCGCTATGTGACAGCTTACAGCCAATCTGATGTGGCGAATGGTTGGCAGCAGACATGGCAAAATGGCGGTTGTGTTGTAGATATTCAGTCTGACGAAGTTGTAGCTACGGGTTTATCTATGCCGCATTCGCCAAGATTTTATCAAGATAAGTTGTGGTTGTTGAATGCTGGTACAAGAGAATTTGGTTATATCAATATATATAGTGGAAAATTTCAAGCGGTTACTTTGGGTTCTGGTTGGTTACGGGGGTTGGCGTTTGTTGGCGATTATGCGATCGTTGGTTTATCTAAAACTAGCCATCATAGTGTCAAGCTAGTCAATAACAACGCCGAAACTGAATGCGGTTTGATGGTAATTGATATTAAAACTGGTGCAATGGTTCACTGGTTGCGTTTAGAAGGGGAAGTCACAGAAATTTTTGATGTGCAGATATTATCAAAAGTTAGCCGTCCCCAAGTTATGGGATTTCTCTCTGATGAAATTCATCAGTTAATTAACCTAGATCCTCATTCGCCGCTAGTTAAACAAAATGTGCAATCACCTGCTATCAAATTAACTGAAGAGAAACAACTAAATACTATTCCTTACTACCCAGAAACTTCGCAACCAGAGTTGATTTATCCGACGGCTGATCATCTGTACGAAGAAGCATTAGCATTACAAAAACAAGGGAAAATTCCCGAAGCGATCGCGCAATACGAAAAACTAATTTCTCAACATCCTCGTTATGCTCCAGCTTGGTATCAATTAGGAGTAATTAGAGAACGTCTAGGACAAACTGACAAAGCGATTTTAGCTTATGAAAAAGTTATAGAAATTAATCTTCATCATGCTCAAGCACATAATAACTTAGGTATTTTACGAGTAGATGCCAAAGATTTAGATGAGGCAATTAAATGTTTTACTGCTGCTATTCAAAGTAAACCAGATTATGCTTTTGCTCATAATAATTTGGGTTTAGTTTGGCAAATGCAGAGTAAATTCACCGCAGCAGCGACAAAGTTTCGGGAAGCTTTGCAGATAAATCCAGAGTATGCCGAAGCTTATTTAAATTTAGGGATTGTCTTAGAAGCACAAAATAATTTAGAAGGTGCGATCGCTTGTTTTCGTTCGGCGATTCAATATAAACCAAATTATATTAAAGCCCTCAACCGCCTTGGGGTAGTACTAACAATGTTAGCTATGTTTAACAAAGGTGATGTTAACGAACCCAAGCGGATATTTGAGCGAATTTTAGAAATGCAGCCAGGTTCGGCTGAGGCGTTTACTAATTTATTTTATCTCAAAGAAATGACTTGTGACTGGCGATCGCGTCAGTCTGATTTAACTAAGCTGTGGGAACAAACAATTCAAGAATTAGCAGATGGTAAACAGACAACACTTGATCCGTTCAACGCATTAAATAAGCCTTGGGATAGAAAGTTATTATGGCAAGTAGCTAAAACTTATGGCAATACCATATCTCAAAAATGGGAACAATTACGACAAAGTTTAAATTTTCAACATTCCCGTTATTTGAATGGCAGATTACGCATTGGTTATCTATCAAATGACTTCCGCACTCATGCTACTAGCCATTTAATGAAGAGTCTTTTCAGCTTACACAATAAAGCAGATTTTGAAATCTTTGCTTATTCTTGTGGCCCAGATGATCATAGTGAATACCGTCAACATATTGCCGACACCTGTGAACACTTTCAAGATATTGCGAATTTATCCATAGAAGAAAGTGCCGAACTCATTTTTAATGATGGAATTCATATTTTAATTGATATTAATGCTTATACATTTGGTTCCCGCAGTCAGATTCTTGCTTTGCGTCCAGCACCCATTCAAGTCAACTATTTGGCATTCCCTGGAACAATGGGTAGTGATTTTGTAGACTACATTATTGGCGATGCAGTAGTTACTCCCCCAGAATTTGCTAATACCTTTAGCGAAAAAATTGTTACTTTACCACACAGTTACCAAGTTAACGATTACCAACAGGTAATATCTAATAATCCTGTCACCCGTTCACAATACGGTTTACCAGAATCAGGTTTTGTTTTTTGCTGCTTTAATAATCACTATAAAATTGAACCAACAATCTTTGATATTTGGATGAGAATCTTAGCGGCTGTACCAGGAAGCGTTTTGTGGTTAATTGCCAAATCTCCAATTAACGAAGCTAATTTGCAAAGAGAAGCCGAAGCCAGAGGAATAAATGGCGATCGCTTAATTTTTGCCCCACCCGAAGCCAAAGCTGAACACTTAGCTAGACATAAATTAGCAGATTTATTTTTAGATACTTTATATTACAATGCTCACACAACTACGAGTGATGCTTTGTGGGCTGGATTGCCAGTAATTACCTGTTTTGGTGAAACTTTTCCTTCGCGTGTAGCCGCTAGTTTGTTAATGGCAATTGGTTTACCTGAGTTGATAACTAACAGTTTAGAAACTTATGAACAGTTAGCAATTCACTTAGCAACATATCCTGAGAAATTACAACAAATCAAACAGAAAATAGCCCAAAATCGTACCACATATCCACTGTTTGATACTCCGCTTTATACTCGCAATTTAGAGCAATCTTACCTGAAAATGTGGGAGATTTACGCATCTGGTCAACCAGCAAAAGCGATAACAATTAATTCGTAA
- a CDS encoding glycosyltransferase, producing the protein MVAIVLGLMVLSLIIWLGLLSLRGQFWRLDQQLEVIQPQRESLPSVCAVIPARNEADVLPMSLRSLLLQDYDGNFNIFLVDDRSTDGTAACAEGVAHAVDKPQQLQIISGEPLPSGWSGKLWAVQQGIQQAKALTPEYFLLTDADIEHDVNNLRRLVTKAEQENLDLVSVMVRLRCDSRWEKFLIPAFVFFFQKLYPFRWVNHPKNPTAAAAGGSILIRRTALERIGGIATIRQALIDDCALANAVKSSQGRIWLGLSSLTRSLRPYDSLETIWNMVARTAYTQLNYSPVLLFGTVIAMTLIYLLPPLGVVIGAIFGNWMIAITGVVTWLLMALAYLPIIRFYQCSPLLALSLPAIAFLYTLMTIDSAIRHWQGRGGAWKGRVYPG; encoded by the coding sequence ATTGTGGCAATTGTACTAGGGTTGATGGTCTTATCCTTAATAATTTGGTTAGGATTACTAAGTTTGCGGGGACAGTTTTGGCGTTTAGACCAGCAATTAGAAGTCATCCAGCCGCAGCGAGAATCTTTACCGTCAGTGTGTGCGGTGATTCCAGCCCGGAATGAAGCGGATGTTTTGCCGATGAGTTTGCGATCGCTTTTACTGCAAGATTATGATGGTAATTTTAATATTTTCTTAGTAGACGATCGCAGTACTGATGGCACAGCCGCCTGTGCTGAAGGAGTCGCCCACGCTGTTGATAAACCCCAGCAATTGCAAATTATCTCTGGTGAGCCTTTACCCTCTGGTTGGTCTGGTAAACTTTGGGCAGTGCAGCAAGGTATCCAACAAGCCAAAGCACTCACCCCAGAATATTTTTTACTTACCGATGCAGATATTGAACACGATGTCAATAATCTGCGCCGACTTGTCACCAAAGCCGAACAAGAAAATTTAGATTTGGTTTCTGTGATGGTGCGACTACGTTGTGATAGTCGGTGGGAAAAATTTTTAATTCCGGCGTTTGTTTTCTTCTTTCAAAAACTCTATCCTTTCCGTTGGGTAAATCATCCCAAAAATCCCACGGCGGCGGCGGCGGGTGGTAGCATTTTAATTCGGCGCACCGCTTTAGAAAGAATCGGTGGTATTGCAACCATTCGTCAGGCTTTAATTGATGATTGTGCTTTAGCGAATGCGGTGAAATCCAGTCAAGGACGTATCTGGTTAGGATTAAGTAGTTTAACTCGCAGTTTACGCCCTTATGATTCCCTAGAAACAATTTGGAATATGGTGGCGCGGACTGCCTATACCCAATTAAATTACTCACCTGTATTGTTATTTGGAACCGTCATTGCCATGACCTTGATTTACCTCTTACCACCTTTGGGCGTGGTGATTGGTGCCATTTTTGGCAATTGGATGATTGCAATTACTGGTGTAGTGACATGGTTATTAATGGCATTAGCTTACTTGCCAATTATCCGCTTTTATCAATGCTCACCATTATTAGCTTTGAGTTTACCTGCGATCGCCTTTCTCTACACTTTAATGACTATCGACTCAGCCATTCGCCATTGGCAAGGACGCGGCGGTGCTTGGAAAGGACGAGTTTATCCTGGTTGA
- the shc gene encoding squalene--hopene cyclase has product MQTQDRVQVNQVADAIAASQKYLLSMQYPAGYWWAELESNVTITAEVVLLHKIWGTDKTRPLAKIETYLRSQQRQHGGWELFYDDGGELSTSVEAYMALRLLGVPATDPALVRAREFILQRGGISKTRIFTKLHLALIGCYDWRGIPSLPPWIMLLPPAFPVNIYEMSSWARSSTVPLLIVCDSKPVYQFDQAINLDELYAEGVNQVQYELPRQGDWTDLFLTLDQGFKLAESLNLVPFRAEGIKAAEKWILERQEVTGDWGGIIPAMLNSMLALKCLGYSPDDPIVERGLQAIDNFGIETEDNYCVQPCVSPVWDTAWVMRALIDSGYAPDHPAIVKAGEWLLQKQILDYGDWVVKNRQGKPGAWAFEFDNRFYPDVDDTAVVVMALHAAKLPNESLKQAAIARALNWVASMQCRPGGWAAFDLDNDQEWLNAIPYGDLKAMIDPNTADVTARVIEMLGACNLSIDSHNLERALTYLLAEQETEGCWFGRWGVNYIYGTSGVLSALALINPQKYQRQIEKGATWLVECQNSDGGWGETCRTYNDPSLKGQGRSTASQTAWALIGLIAAGEATGKFAMETIERGIDYLVKTQKSDGTWFEADFTGTGFPCHFYLKYHMYQQYFPLIALGRYQNIK; this is encoded by the coding sequence ATGCAAACACAAGACAGGGTACAAGTCAATCAAGTTGCAGATGCGATCGCAGCCAGCCAAAAATATCTGCTGTCAATGCAATATCCCGCAGGTTACTGGTGGGCGGAGTTAGAATCTAACGTCACCATTACGGCGGAAGTGGTTCTACTGCATAAAATTTGGGGAACCGATAAAACTCGGCCATTAGCTAAAATCGAAACCTACTTGCGTTCTCAGCAACGGCAGCATGGCGGCTGGGAACTGTTTTATGATGATGGTGGTGAACTCAGCACTTCCGTAGAAGCATACATGGCGCTGCGGTTGTTGGGTGTTCCCGCCACTGACCCAGCCTTAGTACGGGCGCGAGAATTTATTCTACAACGGGGCGGAATCAGCAAAACTCGCATTTTTACCAAATTACACCTCGCCTTGATTGGCTGTTACGACTGGCGTGGTATCCCCTCTCTCCCGCCTTGGATTATGCTGTTACCGCCAGCTTTCCCCGTGAATATTTACGAAATGTCTAGCTGGGCGCGTTCTAGCACTGTACCACTGTTGATTGTGTGTGACAGCAAACCTGTTTATCAATTTGACCAAGCAATTAACTTAGATGAGTTATACGCCGAAGGAGTTAATCAAGTCCAGTATGAATTACCCCGCCAAGGTGATTGGACTGATTTATTCTTAACTTTGGATCAAGGATTTAAATTAGCCGAAAGCTTGAATTTAGTACCCTTCCGAGCAGAAGGAATTAAAGCCGCCGAAAAGTGGATTTTAGAACGCCAAGAAGTTACAGGCGACTGGGGCGGGATTATTCCGGCGATGTTAAATTCGATGCTGGCGTTGAAGTGCTTGGGTTATAGCCCAGATGACCCCATTGTGGAACGGGGACTTCAAGCCATTGATAATTTTGGCATTGAAACGGAAGATAACTATTGCGTTCAACCTTGTGTATCACCTGTGTGGGATACTGCTTGGGTAATGCGGGCGTTGATTGATTCTGGTTATGCACCTGATCATCCAGCAATTGTGAAAGCTGGAGAATGGTTATTGCAAAAGCAAATCCTGGATTATGGTGATTGGGTGGTGAAAAATCGCCAAGGTAAACCAGGTGCTTGGGCGTTTGAATTTGACAATCGCTTTTATCCTGATGTGGATGATACAGCCGTGGTGGTTATGGCTTTACACGCTGCCAAACTGCCTAATGAAAGTTTAAAACAAGCTGCGATCGCCCGCGCCTTAAACTGGGTTGCATCTATGCAGTGTCGTCCTGGTGGTTGGGCGGCGTTTGATTTAGATAATGATCAAGAATGGCTAAATGCTATCCCCTATGGTGACTTAAAAGCCATGATTGACCCCAACACCGCCGATGTCACCGCCAGAGTCATTGAAATGTTGGGTGCTTGTAACTTATCAATTGATTCCCATAACCTCGAACGCGCCCTGACTTACCTCCTCGCAGAACAAGAAACCGAAGGTTGTTGGTTTGGGCGTTGGGGCGTAAATTACATTTATGGTACTAGCGGTGTTCTCTCAGCTTTAGCATTAATCAACCCGCAAAAGTATCAACGCCAAATCGAAAAAGGCGCAACTTGGTTAGTTGAATGTCAAAATTCTGATGGTGGTTGGGGCGAAACTTGCCGTACTTACAACGATCCTAGCCTCAAAGGCCAAGGACGCAGCACCGCATCTCAAACAGCTTGGGCGTTAATTGGGTTAATCGCCGCCGGTGAAGCCACTGGCAAATTTGCGATGGAAACCATTGAACGCGGAATTGATTACCTAGTAAAAACCCAAAAATCAGACGGTACTTGGTTTGAAGCCGACTTTACTGGTACTGGCTTCCCCTGTCATTTTTATCTCAAATATCACATGTATCAGCAATATTTCCCATTAATTGCTTTAGGCAGATATCAAAACATCAAATAA
- a CDS encoding GMC oxidoreductase, with product MPRVIKRRQFLQASLAATASIGLSSVGANAHRLEENIEALVIGSGFGGAVAALRLGQAGIETIVLERGRRWPITNAGNTFSTYQNPDGRSTWLSPTTVIFNQTPIDIYTGVLDVKVGDGILAYRGAGVGGGSLVYNAISYQPTKENFYRVFPRSIKYEELDEVYYPRVRSIIKPSPIPDAILNTEYYLASRIFLEQAAKAGFKTRKLDIAVDWNIVQQEILGQKVPSAITGQVYYGLNSGAKNSVDRNYLSMAEATGNVEIRPLHVVTAIEEHSGGRFRVTCNQITEQGAVVAKKTFVCRYLFLAAGSIGTTELLLRAKQNCTLRRLNNQVGQFWGTNGDAVTGIATSMQTNPTLGGPGTAVIEDFDNPIAPLVIEPVPFPIVPQGVYAALALAITKPEGYLTYNRATQSANLFWPKNSANNQKILQANLDAYQRLNQANDTALAIPPDFSSTGHPLGGAVMGAVCNTYGKVRGYPNLFVVDGALIPGSTGCANPSLTIAALAERAMDRFLNKIPQDKEWD from the coding sequence ATGCCCAGAGTAATAAAACGTCGTCAATTCCTGCAAGCATCCCTCGCCGCAACTGCAAGTATAGGTTTATCTTCAGTTGGTGCAAATGCTCATCGTCTGGAAGAAAATATCGAGGCGCTGGTGATTGGTAGTGGTTTTGGGGGAGCCGTTGCAGCGTTGCGCCTTGGTCAAGCTGGTATTGAAACGATAGTTCTAGAAAGAGGAAGACGCTGGCCAATTACCAATGCTGGTAATACTTTCTCTACATATCAAAACCCCGATGGTCGCTCAACTTGGCTGAGTCCAACGACAGTTATCTTCAATCAAACGCCTATTGATATCTATACTGGTGTGTTGGATGTCAAAGTTGGTGATGGTATCCTGGCCTATCGTGGTGCAGGTGTAGGAGGTGGTTCACTAGTTTACAACGCTATTAGTTATCAACCAACCAAAGAAAATTTTTATCGAGTTTTTCCCCGCAGTATTAAATATGAGGAACTTGATGAAGTTTACTACCCCAGAGTACGTTCTATTATCAAGCCATCTCCCATACCTGATGCAATTTTAAATACAGAATATTACTTAGCCAGCCGGATATTTTTAGAACAAGCAGCAAAAGCAGGTTTCAAAACCCGCAAGTTGGACATTGCTGTTGATTGGAATATTGTGCAGCAAGAAATTTTAGGTCAAAAAGTTCCTTCGGCTATTACAGGGCAAGTGTACTACGGTCTGAATAGTGGTGCTAAAAATAGCGTAGACCGAAATTACTTGAGTATGGCGGAGGCTACTGGTAATGTCGAAATTCGCCCTCTACACGTAGTGACAGCGATAGAAGAACATTCTGGGGGACGTTTTCGGGTTACTTGCAATCAAATTACAGAACAAGGCGCTGTAGTTGCCAAAAAAACCTTTGTTTGTCGCTATTTGTTTTTGGCGGCTGGTTCTATTGGAACTACAGAATTATTATTACGCGCTAAACAGAACTGCACATTACGTCGGCTTAATAATCAGGTAGGACAATTTTGGGGAACTAATGGTGATGCAGTCACTGGAATTGCGACATCTATGCAAACTAATCCTACATTAGGCGGGCCTGGCACAGCCGTCATTGAAGATTTTGACAATCCCATCGCACCTTTAGTGATTGAGCCAGTGCCTTTCCCCATTGTCCCCCAAGGTGTTTATGCTGCCCTCGCTTTAGCTATTACTAAACCAGAAGGCTATCTCACATATAATCGCGCCACACAATCTGCTAATTTATTTTGGCCGAAGAATTCAGCCAACAATCAGAAAATTCTTCAGGCTAACTTAGATGCTTATCAAAGACTCAATCAAGCTAATGATACAGCTTTAGCCATACCACCAGACTTTAGTTCTACGGGTCATCCTCTGGGTGGTGCAGTGATGGGTGCAGTCTGTAACACTTATGGTAAAGTGCGTGGTTATCCTAACTTATTTGTGGTTGATGGTGCGCTGATTCCTGGTTCGACAGGTTGTGCTAATCCTTCATTAACCATTGCAGCTTTAGCCGAAAGGGCAATGGATCGTTTTTTGAATAAAATTCCCCAAGATAAAGAATGGGATTAA